In Antechinus flavipes isolate AdamAnt ecotype Samford, QLD, Australia chromosome 3, AdamAnt_v2, whole genome shotgun sequence, a genomic segment contains:
- the LOC127553479 gene encoding LOW QUALITY PROTEIN: metalloreductase STEAP4-like (The sequence of the model RefSeq protein was modified relative to this genomic sequence to represent the inferred CDS: substituted 1 base at 1 genomic stop codon), which translates to MNSSDKXESVCVFGTRDFGRSLGHKMFQCGYSVVFGSPNPELSSLHHKEIEVLSHAEIAQRSDIIIIAIHMDHYKFLRELAEKFQGKILVDISNNLKINQYPEFNAEYLAELVPGARVVKAFNTISAWTFQSGNLDASRQAFIKSNKTNPFLTTDAWHNDSALSLDILGFFLFVLLGITSLTSVSNMVNWREFRFVQSKLGYLPLVLCTAYTLMFGGKKFLKPPELIWHLPPTYVISLTTPFVMLVLKFILVIPCFDQPLTWIRQDWERNSL; encoded by the exons ATGAACTCTTCTGACAAGTAAGAGTCAGTGTGTGTATTTGGAACAAGAGACTTTGGAAGATCACTAGGCCATAAGATGTTCCAATGTGGCTACTCTGTGGTCTTTGGAAGCCCAAATCCTGAGCTGTCCAGTCTGCACCACAAAGAAATTGAAGTCTTGAGCCATGCAGAAATTGCCCAGAGATCTGATATTATAATTATAGCAATCCATATGGATCATTATAAATTTCTTAGAGAGTTAGCTGAGAAattccaaggaaaaatattggtaGACATCAGCAACAACCTTAAAATTAATCAATATCCTGAATTCAATGCAGAATATCTTGCTGAATTGGTGCCAGGAGCTAGAGTCGTGAAAGCATTTAATACAATCTCAGCCTGGACTTTCCAATCGGGCAACCTGGATGCAAGCAGGCAggcattt ATAAAATCCAACAAGACCAATCCTTTTCTCACAACTGATGCCTGGCACAATGATTCTGCCTTATCCCTGGACAtactgggattttttttatttgtcttgttGGGAATCACTTCCTTGACATCAGTTAGCAACATGGTCAACTGGAGAGAATTTCGATTTGTCCAGTCCAAACTTGGTTACCTGCCACTGGTCTTATGTACAGCCTACACACTTATGTTTGGTGGAAAGAAATTCCTCAAACCTCCGGAACTTATATGGCATCTACCTCCAACCTATGTGATAAGCCTCACCACCCCCTTTGTGATGCTGGTCCTGAAGTTCATCCTGGTGATACCATGTTTTGATCAGCCCCTTACATGGATCCGGCAAGACTGGGAAAGAAactccctctag